The Fulvia fulva chromosome 6, complete sequence genome includes a window with the following:
- a CDS encoding Pre-rRNA-processing protein rix1, giving the protein MGHTAASAGALEALTYRVSSAPVDELPKIAPQIAGAIWNCRQLLSAPAETKRTAEDTNAIKQFNTQLTTLLQDRTVEGRWSAVVLAKATIEAAGLEVLSKCNPWVRSLLGMLKKPDPPTTRSLIVLTLTSIFTLTWDYSNIVREITTPALTAFVPTCLANIENRRCSATELQTVLEAFITLLPRHPTIFRTNEAKIRSFLANILSSGSTNVAFHHTQSHQTSARRLLVALHHCAPKQGAAEKWEETLRTAVTAVHTTCDRVLRTFQEDWQSVAGIEPSVPAHLTLKGANAELQSLDVDAAGLKPWKGVYAGCDRIITLLHTIGSHIREGTAGSVATPVGLVIDLLTRLFSVTVPRPGKQDFVKLNNEIAKEERDALFAALPDVHAAAVKLCITLLDRFGKQALPLTQNIVDQALWLFKAEHQYDSLRFPLHQLFNTALQLLGPAMSKEDTSELMPVLKACCKELMPDNGSSSSSATTSAASGIKQQLGLTDSGSSHSHPTNLAPLKQAAESLLETSLIKLDAACMPPQVRAQIDRTAVLIRSQKMLVASVMNPVVGTKTARGQASLMPILAREFSHVSEVEALLRPRMPFIHSGRKKSRMGDEDEEELANSEHDDGDSEDEDEDEDGQGDDEGDDQKEANHVEFGAQATTGSVPDSASKGKRAATDDTDLATSAKRARASPAADVLPSHDARSEQAQLPEIPILEAPASHDIAMEETTMTVVLPTEDSNTITVAGSSRHAISDDNAMDDSDGSDFEMPELNPDPDTDPEDE; this is encoded by the coding sequence ATGGGGCACACAGCAGCGTCCGCGGGCGCGCTGGAAGCCCTGACATATCGCGTCTCGTCTGCACCCGTGGATGAGCTACCAAAGATTGCGCCGCAGATCGCAGGAGCAATATGGAACTGCAGACAGCTCCTGTCCGCACCTGCAGAAACTAAGCGGACCGCGGAAGACACGAACGCCATCAAACAATTCAATACGCAGCTTACAACACTTCTTCAAGACCGCACGGTGGAGGGAAGATGGTCGGCTGTCGTCCTGGCCAAGGCTACCATCGAAGCCGCTGGTCTCGAAGTCCTGAGCAAATGCAACCCCTGGGTCCGAAGTCTGCTGGGCATGCTCAAGAAGCCCGACCCTCCGACGACCCGCAGCCTGATTGTCCTGACCCTGACAAGCATCTTCACCCTGACATGGGACTACTCAAACATTGTGCGCGAGATCACAACTCCAGCTCTGACAGCATTTGTACCTACATGTCTTGCCAACATCGAGAACAGACGGTGCTCTGCTACCGAGCTGCAGACAGTACTGGAAGCATTCATCACTCTGCTACCAAGACACCCAACCATCTTCCGGACGAACGAGGCCAAGATTCGCTCCTTCCTGGCCAACATCTTGTCCTCGGGATCGACAAATGTCGCCTTTCACCACACACAGTCACATCAAACCTCCGCCCGCCGTCTTCTGGTAGCACTGCACCATTGCGCTCCTAAGCAAGGCGCTGCAGAGAAGTGGGAAGAGACTCTTCGAACAGCCGTCACTGCAGTTCACACTACTTGCGATCGCGTCCTGCGAACGTTCCAAGAAGACTGGCAATCCGTGGCTGGGATCGAGCCGTCGGTTCCTGCTCATCTTACGTTGAAAGGGGCCAATGCAGAACTGCAGTCGCTGGATGTTGATGCTGCAGGTCTAAAGCCATGGAAAGGCGTTTATGCTGGATGCGACAGGATCATTACATTGTTGCACACGATCGGTTCTCACATCCGAGAGGGCACAGCAGGATCTGTCGCGACGCCAGTCGGCCTAGTCATCGACCTGTTGACTCGACTGTTCTCGGTTACCGTGCCTCGACCTGGCAAGCAAGACTTTGTCAAGCTCAACAACGAGATTGCGAAAGAAGAACGCGATGCACTATTTGCGGCACTTCCAGATGTGCACGCCGCGGCTGTGAAGCTCTGCATTACGCTGCTTGATCGGTTTGGCAAGCAAGCCCTACCACTGACCCAGAACATTGTTGATCAAGCGCTGTGGCTGTTCAAAGCTGAGCATCAATACGATAGCTTGAGATTCCCACTACACCAGCTCTTCAACACAGCATTACAGTTACTTGGTCCTGCGATGTCGAAAGAAGATACTTCAGAGCTTATGCCGGTCCTCAAGGCCTGCTGCAAAGAACTCATGCCTGATAACGGCAGCTCATCTTCAAGCGCGACTACCAGCGCAGCTAGTGGAATCAAGCAGCAACTTGGTCTGACCGACTCAGGCTCATCACATTCGCACCCTACCAATCTCGCACCACTGAAACAAGCTGCCGAAAGCTTACTCGAGACATCCCTTATCAAGCTGGATGCTGCTTGCATGCCTCCCCAAGTTCGCGCACAGATCGATCGTACAGCTGTTCTCATCCGAAGTCAGAAAATGCTAGTGGCAAGTGTGATGAATCCAGTCGTGGGAACGAAGACCGCTCGCGGGCAGGCCAGCTTGATGCCGATCTTGGCGCGGGAGTTCTCACACGTCTCTGAGGTTGAGGCTTTGCTTCGGCCAAGGATGCCTTTCATCCATTCTGGGCGCAAGAAGTCTCGTATGGGAGATGAAGATGAGGAGGAGCTTGCGAACAGCGAGCATGACGATGGCGACAGTGAGGACGAGGACGAGGACGAGGACGGCCAGGGAGACGACGAAGGGGACGACCAGAAAGAAGCAAATCACGTTGAATTTGGCGCGCAAGCGACAACTGGGTCGGTACCGGACTCAGCATCGAAAGGCAAGCGAGCTGCAACAGATGACACCGATTTGGCAACCTCTGCAAAGCGAGCTCGAGCATCTCCTGCAGCTGACGTCTTGCCATCACATGATGCACGCTCTGAACAAGCACAGCTTCCCGAGATACCAATACTTGAAGCACCCGCATCGCACGACATTGCGATGGAGGAAACAACAATGACTGTTGTGCTGCCTACGGAAGACTCAAACACCATCACCGTGGCTGGTTCGAGTAGGCACGCAATTTCTGACGACAATGCTATGGACGACAGTGATGGTAGTGATTTTGAGATGCCTGAGTTGAACCCGGACCCTGATACGGATCCCGAAGACGAGTGA